A stretch of Pogona vitticeps strain Pit_001003342236 chromosome 5, PviZW2.1, whole genome shotgun sequence DNA encodes these proteins:
- the LOC110088803 gene encoding solute carrier organic anion transporter family member 1C1 isoform X1 — translation MDGKTDTQQPKDNPSFLDKSFGPHTMKRISLCFSKLKIFLIALAFSYFAKGFSGSYMKSMITQIERRFEISSSVTGLIDGSFELGNLLVMILVSYLGPKIHRPKVIGIGCFIMSVGAFVSVVPHFIMGRYNYKSIAVSMANSSASVSACSSASPLHHAMSDTGGAGDLTTLECEKTTSSSYMWIFVMAGNLLRGVGEAPIMPLGMSYIDDFATEENSAFYIGIVRSFGLFGPMFGFLLGSFCANLWVDIGAVNVDTLTINSKDMRWVGAWWLGILIAGGVSFVSSLPFWFLPYSLPKERKKTTDIFTITKDNNGKTDSPKPPSPQLKVSEAIKDFFPALKSLLGNSIFLVYLILNILQFNSFVGTVTYEPKFMEQQFNISISRAVFFIGVILLPFMFIGMFLGGFIIKKFKLQPAAMVKLACITYLVAYLLNLFYFASNCEVLQVAGLTVNYSGIQEPSFLKAKPISACNADCGCEDNHWDPVCGSNGITYMSACLAGCKASVGSGKDMVFHSCSCVGESGSGNFTAVLGQCPRENCTKKLPYFLLLLSILTFTLGLGGTPLYMIIFRSVSPELKSFAVGIETLCGRVFGGLPAPIYFGALIDLTCLKWGVKTCGGSGSCRVYDTQTFRNVYLGLTAALRFGCCLLYIILCILISKRFGHHHGEVSLMERTEVPSIKSSGTGTSKDESSCMETSVNGDTRL, via the exons ATGGATGGGAAAACAGACACTCAGCAACCTAAAGACAATCCTTCATTCTTGGATAAAAGCTTTGGGCCACACACCATGAAGAGAATCTCACTCTGTTTTTCAAAGCTTAAG ATCTTTCTCATCGCATTGGCATTTTCCTACTTTGCCAAAGGCTTTTCAGGAAGTTACATGAAGAGTATGATAACTCAAATTGAGAGGAGGTTTGAAATCTCTTCATCTGTGACCGGTCTGATTGATGGAAGCTTTGAGTTGG GGAACTTACTGGTGATGATACTGGTGAGTTACCTTGGACCAAAAATTCATCGTCCAAAGGTAATTGGGATCGGGTGCTTCATCATGTCCGTCGGGGCATTTGTatcagtggtgcctcacttcaTAATGGGCCG TTACAATTACAAAAGCATTGCTGTTTCTATGGCCAACTCGTCTGCCAGTGTCTCGGCCTGTTCATCAGCATCGCCTCTTCACCACGCGATGAGTGACACGGGAGGGGCAGGAGATTTAACCACTCTTG AATGTGAAAAAACGACAAGTTCCTCCTACATGTGGATTTTCGTGATGGCAGGAAATCTCCTACGTGGAGTTGGGGAAGCCCCTATTATGCCCCTGGGAATGTCCTACATTGATGATTTTGCCACAGAAGAAAACTCTGCCTTCTACAtag GAATAGTAAGATCATTTGGGTTGTTTGGACCCATGTTTGGCTTTCTGCTTGGATCCTTCTGCGCTAACCTGTGGGTTGACATTGGAGCAGTCAATGTTG ATACTCTGACCATAAATTCAAAAGATATGCGTTGGGTTGGCGCCTGGTGGCTCGGAATATTGATTGCTGGAGGTGTCAGCTTTGTGTCCTCCTTGCCTTTCTGGTTCCTGCCTTACTCtctgccaaaagaaagaaaaaagacaactGACATTTTTACCATCACAAAAGATAACAATGGCAAAACAGATTCTCCAAAGCCACCATCGCCACAGCTGAAAGTCTCAGAGGCAATAAAAG ATTTTTTCCCTGCTTTGAAGAGCTTACTTGGAAACTCCATCTTCTTGGTCTATTTGATTCTTAATATCCTCCAGTTCAATTCTTTTGTTGGCACAGTGACTTACGAGCCAAAGTTTATGGAACAGCAATTCAACATTTCCATTTCAAGGGCCGTCTTTTTTATTG GTGTGATACTTTTACCGTTTATGTTTATCGGGATGTTCCTGGGAGGTTTCATCATCAAAAagttcaagttacaaccagcagCGATGGTGAAGTTAGCATGCATCACGTATCTGGTGGCCTACTTGTTAAATCTCTTCTACTTTGCATCCAACTGTGAGGTGCTTCAGGTGGCTGGCTTGACTGTCAATTACTCTGG caTTCAAGAACCATCCTTCCTGAAAGCAAAACCCATTTCTGCCTGCAATGCCGACTGTGGATGTGAAGATAACCATTGGGATCCGGTTTGTGGAAGCAACGGAATCACGTACATGAGTGCCTGTCTAGCAGGTTGCAAAGCATCAGTGGGAAGTGGAAAAGATATG GTGTTTCACAGCTGCAGTTGTGTGGGAGAATCAGGATCTGGCAATTTCACTGCAGTTTTGGGTCAATGTCCAAGGGAGAACTGCACCAAAAAGCTGCCGTATTTTCTACTTCTGTTGTCCATATTGACATTTACCTTAGGTCTGGGAGGAACACCATTGTACATGATTATATTCAG atcagTTTCGCCAGAGTTAAAATCCTTTGCTGTTGGCATTGAAACTTTGTGTGGAAGGGTGTTTG GGGGGCTTCCAGCACCGATTTATTTTGGAGCACTGATTGACCTAACCTGCTTGAAATGGGGTGTGAAAACCTGTGGTGGATCGGGATCTTGCAGGGTGTATGATACACAAACATTTAG AAATGTCTACCTTGGACTCACTGCTGCGCTCAGGTTTGGATGCTGCCTCTTATATATCATCCTCTGCATTTTAATCTCTAAGCGATTTGGACACCACCACGGAGAGGTCAGCCTTATGGAAAGGACTGAAGTGCCCTCTATAAAGTCTTCAGGGACTGGAACCTCGAAAGATGAGTCTTCCTGCATGGAGACATCAGTGAATGGAGACACACGCTTGTGA
- the LOC110088803 gene encoding solute carrier organic anion transporter family member 1C1 isoform X2 yields MKSMITQIERRFEISSSVTGLIDGSFELGNLLVMILVSYLGPKIHRPKVIGIGCFIMSVGAFVSVVPHFIMGRYNYKSIAVSMANSSASVSACSSASPLHHAMSDTGGAGDLTTLECEKTTSSSYMWIFVMAGNLLRGVGEAPIMPLGMSYIDDFATEENSAFYIGIVRSFGLFGPMFGFLLGSFCANLWVDIGAVNVDTLTINSKDMRWVGAWWLGILIAGGVSFVSSLPFWFLPYSLPKERKKTTDIFTITKDNNGKTDSPKPPSPQLKVSEAIKDFFPALKSLLGNSIFLVYLILNILQFNSFVGTVTYEPKFMEQQFNISISRAVFFIGVILLPFMFIGMFLGGFIIKKFKLQPAAMVKLACITYLVAYLLNLFYFASNCEVLQVAGLTVNYSGIQEPSFLKAKPISACNADCGCEDNHWDPVCGSNGITYMSACLAGCKASVGSGKDMVFHSCSCVGESGSGNFTAVLGQCPRENCTKKLPYFLLLLSILTFTLGLGGTPLYMIIFRSVSPELKSFAVGIETLCGRVFGGLPAPIYFGALIDLTCLKWGVKTCGGSGSCRVYDTQTFRNVYLGLTAALRFGCCLLYIILCILISKRFGHHHGEVSLMERTEVPSIKSSGTGTSKDESSCMETSVNGDTRL; encoded by the exons ATGAAGAGTATGATAACTCAAATTGAGAGGAGGTTTGAAATCTCTTCATCTGTGACCGGTCTGATTGATGGAAGCTTTGAGTTGG GGAACTTACTGGTGATGATACTGGTGAGTTACCTTGGACCAAAAATTCATCGTCCAAAGGTAATTGGGATCGGGTGCTTCATCATGTCCGTCGGGGCATTTGTatcagtggtgcctcacttcaTAATGGGCCG TTACAATTACAAAAGCATTGCTGTTTCTATGGCCAACTCGTCTGCCAGTGTCTCGGCCTGTTCATCAGCATCGCCTCTTCACCACGCGATGAGTGACACGGGAGGGGCAGGAGATTTAACCACTCTTG AATGTGAAAAAACGACAAGTTCCTCCTACATGTGGATTTTCGTGATGGCAGGAAATCTCCTACGTGGAGTTGGGGAAGCCCCTATTATGCCCCTGGGAATGTCCTACATTGATGATTTTGCCACAGAAGAAAACTCTGCCTTCTACAtag GAATAGTAAGATCATTTGGGTTGTTTGGACCCATGTTTGGCTTTCTGCTTGGATCCTTCTGCGCTAACCTGTGGGTTGACATTGGAGCAGTCAATGTTG ATACTCTGACCATAAATTCAAAAGATATGCGTTGGGTTGGCGCCTGGTGGCTCGGAATATTGATTGCTGGAGGTGTCAGCTTTGTGTCCTCCTTGCCTTTCTGGTTCCTGCCTTACTCtctgccaaaagaaagaaaaaagacaactGACATTTTTACCATCACAAAAGATAACAATGGCAAAACAGATTCTCCAAAGCCACCATCGCCACAGCTGAAAGTCTCAGAGGCAATAAAAG ATTTTTTCCCTGCTTTGAAGAGCTTACTTGGAAACTCCATCTTCTTGGTCTATTTGATTCTTAATATCCTCCAGTTCAATTCTTTTGTTGGCACAGTGACTTACGAGCCAAAGTTTATGGAACAGCAATTCAACATTTCCATTTCAAGGGCCGTCTTTTTTATTG GTGTGATACTTTTACCGTTTATGTTTATCGGGATGTTCCTGGGAGGTTTCATCATCAAAAagttcaagttacaaccagcagCGATGGTGAAGTTAGCATGCATCACGTATCTGGTGGCCTACTTGTTAAATCTCTTCTACTTTGCATCCAACTGTGAGGTGCTTCAGGTGGCTGGCTTGACTGTCAATTACTCTGG caTTCAAGAACCATCCTTCCTGAAAGCAAAACCCATTTCTGCCTGCAATGCCGACTGTGGATGTGAAGATAACCATTGGGATCCGGTTTGTGGAAGCAACGGAATCACGTACATGAGTGCCTGTCTAGCAGGTTGCAAAGCATCAGTGGGAAGTGGAAAAGATATG GTGTTTCACAGCTGCAGTTGTGTGGGAGAATCAGGATCTGGCAATTTCACTGCAGTTTTGGGTCAATGTCCAAGGGAGAACTGCACCAAAAAGCTGCCGTATTTTCTACTTCTGTTGTCCATATTGACATTTACCTTAGGTCTGGGAGGAACACCATTGTACATGATTATATTCAG atcagTTTCGCCAGAGTTAAAATCCTTTGCTGTTGGCATTGAAACTTTGTGTGGAAGGGTGTTTG GGGGGCTTCCAGCACCGATTTATTTTGGAGCACTGATTGACCTAACCTGCTTGAAATGGGGTGTGAAAACCTGTGGTGGATCGGGATCTTGCAGGGTGTATGATACACAAACATTTAG AAATGTCTACCTTGGACTCACTGCTGCGCTCAGGTTTGGATGCTGCCTCTTATATATCATCCTCTGCATTTTAATCTCTAAGCGATTTGGACACCACCACGGAGAGGTCAGCCTTATGGAAAGGACTGAAGTGCCCTCTATAAAGTCTTCAGGGACTGGAACCTCGAAAGATGAGTCTTCCTGCATGGAGACATCAGTGAATGGAGACACACGCTTGTGA